The Hymenobacter chitinivorans DSM 11115 genome window below encodes:
- a CDS encoding LytR/AlgR family response regulator transcription factor, with the protein MTNTPAPVRCLIVDDEPLAHQVLTQFIGQTPGLTLAGTCRNAMEAHDHLLQHPVDLMFLDIEMPLITGLHFLKTMQNPPKTVLTTAYREYAYEGYELDILDYLLKPFSYERFMKAISRLPAVQPVPQADSDEEKFLLVKERQGLLKVSHREIVYVEGCKDYVKIVTSSKTYLLHQTMKEMVETLGAAFLRVHRSFIVAVAHIKLLQPENVVLNDGTYIPIGNSHKADLLAFFKK; encoded by the coding sequence ATGACCAACACGCCTGCCCCCGTCCGCTGCCTGATTGTGGACGACGAGCCCCTAGCCCACCAAGTACTCACCCAGTTTATTGGCCAAACGCCGGGTCTGACGTTGGCCGGTACCTGCCGCAACGCCATGGAAGCCCACGACCACCTGCTCCAGCACCCCGTGGATTTGATGTTTCTGGACATCGAAATGCCGCTGATTACGGGTCTGCACTTCCTCAAAACGATGCAGAACCCGCCCAAAACGGTGCTCACCACGGCCTACCGCGAATATGCCTACGAGGGCTACGAGCTGGATATTCTCGACTATTTGCTCAAGCCCTTCAGCTACGAGCGGTTCATGAAGGCCATTTCCCGCCTGCCCGCCGTGCAGCCCGTGCCTCAGGCCGACTCCGACGAGGAAAAATTCCTGCTGGTGAAAGAGCGGCAGGGCCTGCTCAAAGTCAGCCACCGCGAAATCGTGTACGTGGAGGGCTGCAAGGACTACGTCAAGATCGTGACCAGCAGCAAAACCTACCTGCTGCACCAGACGATGAAGGAAATGGTCGAAACCCTGGGGGCGGCGTTTCTGCGGGTGCACCGCTCCTTTATCGTGGCCGTGGCCCACATCAAGCTGCTGCAGCCCGAAAACGTGGTTCTCAACG
- a CDS encoding S41 family peptidase, which yields MKTLLLVLTLCLITVGARAQSAPPAAYNPAQTYPVAQLQSDLTYLRRALEEAHPGLYWYTSPDSLHRAFARAAAALTHPMTEPEYWKILQTLVAQVRCGHTRVQHSAAYRTWFRRQPHPYFPFSVAIRQNRLFVVENQSTAPELRPGTEILTLDGHPSPEVLARLRALISADGYGTGFQDHELEAGFFDEYYWSCYEAKPAYPLLVRDSTGHEQLLTPQPRPSAPAQPAGPALSPGEAQARRLAKLRSVRYPAALPATAVLRISSFSYDEADDYQTFHAALFAELAQRRTKRLVVDLRGNPGGNNAIAVDLLKYLLKSDFVLTQSALAPVRLPSFMQPDPSQAAYFDTTLVKRLPDGRFGFAAATVGVQHPYRGRYFRGQVVLLVDGGTFSAASNLAASLRAQRRVVILGEESGGAEAGLSGGTISRLELPQTHLVLQLPHFRLLTACPKPQPGRGVQPNRVVVPTPLQVATRTDAILTQLPLLLR from the coding sequence ATGAAAACGTTGCTGCTCGTGCTTACGCTCTGCCTGATAACTGTCGGAGCCCGGGCCCAATCGGCTCCGCCCGCGGCCTACAACCCCGCCCAGACCTACCCGGTGGCGCAGCTGCAAAGTGATTTGACCTACCTGCGCCGGGCCCTGGAAGAGGCGCACCCGGGCCTGTACTGGTACACGAGTCCCGACTCGCTACACCGCGCCTTCGCCCGCGCGGCGGCCGCCCTTACGCACCCCATGACCGAGCCCGAGTACTGGAAGATCTTGCAGACCCTGGTGGCGCAGGTGCGTTGCGGCCACACCCGCGTGCAGCATTCGGCGGCTTACCGCACCTGGTTTCGCCGGCAGCCCCACCCCTACTTTCCCTTTTCCGTGGCTATCCGCCAAAACCGCCTGTTCGTCGTTGAAAACCAAAGCACGGCGCCGGAGCTGCGGCCCGGTACGGAAATCCTGACCCTGGACGGCCACCCCAGCCCGGAAGTCCTGGCCCGCCTGCGGGCCCTTATTTCCGCCGATGGCTACGGCACCGGTTTTCAGGACCACGAGCTGGAAGCCGGCTTCTTCGACGAATACTACTGGAGCTGCTACGAGGCCAAGCCGGCCTACCCCTTGCTCGTGCGCGACAGTACCGGCCACGAGCAGCTCCTAACCCCGCAGCCCCGGCCCAGTGCGCCCGCCCAGCCTGCCGGCCCGGCGCTGAGCCCCGGGGAGGCGCAGGCGCGCCGGTTGGCCAAGTTACGGTCGGTGCGCTACCCCGCGGCGCTGCCCGCCACGGCCGTGCTGCGCATCAGCAGCTTCAGCTACGACGAGGCCGATGACTACCAAACCTTCCACGCGGCGCTTTTTGCCGAGCTGGCTCAGCGCCGCACCAAGCGGCTGGTGGTGGACTTGCGGGGCAACCCGGGCGGCAACAACGCCATTGCCGTGGATTTGCTCAAGTACCTGCTCAAATCCGACTTTGTGCTCACCCAAAGCGCCCTGGCCCCCGTTCGGCTACCCTCGTTTATGCAACCCGACCCGAGCCAGGCGGCCTACTTTGATACGACGCTGGTCAAGCGCCTGCCCGATGGCCGCTTCGGCTTTGCCGCGGCCACCGTGGGCGTGCAGCATCCCTACCGGGGCCGCTACTTCCGGGGCCAGGTGGTGCTGCTGGTGGATGGGGGCACGTTTTCGGCGGCTTCCAACCTGGCGGCCAGTCTGCGGGCCCAGCGCCGCGTGGTCATTCTGGGCGAGGAAAGCGGCGGGGCGGAAGCGGGCCTCAGCGGCGGCACCATCTCGCGGCTGGAGCTGCCCCAGACCCACCTGGTGCTGCAGCTGCCGCACTTTCGCCTCCTCACAGCCTGCCCCAAACCACAGCCGGGCCGGGGCGTGCAGCCCAACCGAGTGGTCGTCCCGACCCCGCTGCAGGTAGCCACCCGCACCGACGCCATTCTCACGCAGTTGCCGCTGCTGCTGCGGTAG
- a CDS encoding sensor histidine kinase: MQQDAADRPSRFPLVFEILMWAVYVGLYKYSAYVERLPPHPPLRLNFPFPHLCAFAGLSTLYVLPYYRWLMPRLLHRRQHLLLLGSTLVYFWLVSAWSFQLTGLLFKALAQLGGLSSLATLPGWWDLSLTVTDLIAFSCVAFVRVAFENEYRRRRLEKDHLALQLEQLKTQLQPHFLFNTLNSIYGLSLVGSPETPRFILLLSELMRYVLYDSGKDYIGLPEEVTFLENYFEMEQRKYPGASIRFATHALPEGLQMPPLLLLPLVENSFKHGRHHFSDAATVQATLTARPGQLHFVIENDMLPTPPPASPRRSGGIGLVNIRQRLNLYYPGAHELHLTEHEGRYRAELTLTLPAAR, translated from the coding sequence ATGCAACAAGACGCTGCCGACCGGCCCAGCCGCTTTCCCCTCGTTTTCGAAATCCTGATGTGGGCGGTGTACGTGGGCCTCTACAAGTACTCGGCCTACGTGGAACGACTCCCGCCCCACCCGCCGCTGCGCCTCAACTTTCCCTTTCCCCACCTGTGCGCGTTTGCCGGGCTGTCCACGCTCTACGTGCTGCCTTACTACCGCTGGCTGATGCCCCGCCTGCTCCACCGCCGCCAGCACCTGCTGCTGCTCGGCAGTACGCTGGTGTACTTCTGGCTGGTTTCGGCCTGGAGCTTCCAGCTCACCGGCCTGCTGTTCAAGGCGCTGGCCCAGCTCGGCGGCCTGAGCAGCCTGGCTACGCTGCCCGGCTGGTGGGACCTGTCACTGACCGTTACCGACCTGATTGCCTTTAGCTGCGTGGCCTTCGTGCGGGTGGCCTTCGAGAATGAGTACCGCCGCCGCCGGCTGGAAAAAGACCACCTGGCCCTGCAGCTCGAACAGCTCAAAACCCAGCTCCAGCCCCACTTTTTGTTTAATACGCTCAACAGCATCTACGGCCTGAGCCTGGTGGGCTCCCCCGAAACGCCCCGCTTTATCCTGCTGCTCTCCGAGCTGATGCGCTACGTGCTCTACGACAGCGGCAAGGATTATATCGGCCTGCCCGAGGAAGTCACGTTTCTGGAAAACTACTTCGAAATGGAGCAGCGCAAATACCCCGGGGCCAGCATCCGCTTTGCAACCCACGCGCTGCCCGAGGGCCTGCAGATGCCGCCCCTGCTACTGCTGCCCCTGGTCGAGAACAGCTTCAAGCACGGCCGCCACCACTTTTCCGACGCGGCCACGGTGCAGGCCACGCTCACGGCCCGGCCCGGGCAGCTTCACTTTGTGATTGAGAATGATATGCTGCCCACCCCGCCCCCGGCCTCGCCCCGGCGCAGCGGCGGCATTGGCCTGGTCAACATCCGCCAGCGCCTGAACTTGTACTATCCCGGGGCCCACGAGCTGCACCTTACCGAACACGAGGGCCGCTACCGGGCCGAGCTAACCCTGACGCTACCAGCCGCCCGCTGA
- a CDS encoding outer membrane beta-barrel protein: MKNVFPALLLASTLAAAPALVSAQTSPAAAQATGAVTGQVADSLSRQPLAFATVILRPAADSKNALSTMTNEQGSFRFEAVPAGAYSLLVNYVGYKTSAPAALTVAAGLNAAPAVALAPDQKLLKGVTVTGTKAFIEQQAGKLVLNVAASPIAAGGTAAEVISRAPGVVEQGGGYTLRGKTVTVLLDGKSTNLSGEELKNMLGALPGSTLDKVEVISNPSAKYDAQGGAVVNIITTKSKQLGTNGTLTLGAGTGQYGRYNAGLSLNHRTAKLNVYGGLDRLENQVYSTTSAERAATAETRIAENGREVRHNQNNSARLGLDYTLSNTSSAGVLVKGMLNYRDRDGRNDARVLAGTEPLESSQLRTQGEARFLSPSVNLYYKTTLGAPDHTLRLNADYFGYQKNWQNDYLTTFWNQQDGFDQPADLRRDHSPARNAVRSASADYAQPFQKGTLEAGLKTTFTATDNDIRWEQAAAGQPWAVDLGKTNHFIYRENINAAYATYGRTVQKLELQVGLRAEQTNTTGTSLTLDQTTRRHYLNLFPTLSAQYNKSEKVQLGFAYRRKIDRFQFGIVNPFVTYISQYRYMQGNPNIRPSFSHNFEFTHSYNSLLTTSISYGHHTSVLMESYQKQEGTQVVVSSFQNFRSAESLDGSLTLMKPLLSNKWMTVTTLGVSFAKINSTSVGVGSARPSAMLSSNHTLTLGKGLKAEVSGMYMSPMTFGGMAFQSRFFTSVGISKTVLKDAGTLTLNVSDVLNTQQMRYEVLAAGLGSHNLDKVESRFVKLNFSYKFGKKTVKASQRRDTGIEAEKSRMDN; encoded by the coding sequence ATGAAAAACGTTTTCCCCGCCCTGCTTCTCGCCAGCACTCTGGCTGCCGCTCCCGCCCTGGTTTCGGCCCAAACCAGCCCTGCCGCCGCCCAGGCTACCGGCGCCGTTACGGGCCAGGTAGCCGATAGCCTCTCGCGCCAGCCCCTGGCCTTTGCCACCGTCATTCTGCGCCCCGCCGCCGACTCAAAAAACGCCCTGAGCACGATGACCAACGAGCAGGGCAGCTTCCGCTTCGAGGCCGTGCCCGCCGGTGCCTACAGCCTGCTGGTAAACTACGTGGGCTACAAAACCTCGGCCCCGGCCGCCCTGACCGTAGCGGCCGGCCTGAATGCCGCTCCCGCCGTGGCCCTGGCGCCCGACCAGAAGCTGCTCAAGGGCGTGACCGTGACGGGGACCAAAGCCTTTATCGAGCAGCAGGCCGGCAAGCTGGTGCTCAACGTGGCGGCCAGCCCCATTGCCGCCGGTGGCACCGCCGCCGAGGTTATCAGCCGGGCCCCGGGCGTGGTGGAGCAGGGCGGCGGCTACACGCTGCGGGGCAAAACCGTAACGGTGCTGCTCGACGGCAAGAGCACCAACCTGAGCGGCGAGGAGCTCAAAAACATGCTCGGCGCCCTGCCCGGCAGCACCCTGGACAAGGTTGAAGTCATCAGCAACCCCTCGGCCAAGTACGACGCCCAGGGCGGGGCCGTGGTCAACATCATTACCACCAAAAGCAAGCAGCTCGGCACCAACGGCACCCTCACGCTGGGCGCGGGTACCGGCCAGTACGGCCGCTACAACGCCGGCCTGAGTTTGAACCACCGCACCGCCAAGCTCAACGTGTACGGCGGCCTCGACCGGCTTGAAAACCAGGTGTACTCCACCACCAGCGCCGAGCGGGCCGCCACGGCCGAAACCCGCATTGCCGAAAACGGCCGCGAAGTGCGCCACAACCAGAACAACTCCGCCCGCCTCGGCCTCGACTACACCCTGAGCAACACCAGCTCGGCGGGCGTGCTGGTGAAGGGCATGCTCAACTACCGGGACCGGGACGGCCGCAACGACGCCCGGGTGCTGGCCGGTACCGAGCCCCTGGAATCGTCGCAGCTGCGCACGCAGGGCGAGGCCCGCTTTCTGAGCCCGTCGGTGAACCTGTACTACAAAACCACCCTCGGCGCCCCCGACCACACCCTGCGCCTGAACGCCGACTACTTTGGCTACCAGAAAAACTGGCAGAACGACTACCTCACCACGTTCTGGAACCAGCAGGACGGCTTCGACCAGCCCGCTGACCTGCGCCGGGACCATTCCCCGGCCCGCAACGCGGTGCGCTCCGCCTCGGCCGATTATGCCCAGCCCTTCCAGAAAGGCACGCTCGAAGCCGGCCTGAAAACGACCTTCACCGCCACCGACAACGACATCCGCTGGGAGCAGGCCGCCGCCGGCCAGCCCTGGGCCGTGGATTTGGGCAAAACCAACCACTTCATCTACCGCGAAAATATCAACGCCGCCTACGCCACCTACGGCCGCACGGTGCAGAAGCTGGAGCTGCAAGTGGGCCTGCGCGCCGAGCAAACCAACACCACCGGCACCTCCCTCACCCTCGACCAAACCACCCGCCGCCACTACCTCAACCTGTTTCCGACCCTGTCGGCGCAGTACAACAAGTCGGAAAAGGTGCAGCTCGGCTTTGCCTACCGCCGCAAGATTGACCGGTTCCAGTTCGGCATCGTCAACCCCTTCGTGACCTACATCAGCCAGTACCGCTACATGCAGGGCAACCCCAACATCCGCCCGTCCTTCTCGCACAACTTCGAATTCACCCACTCCTACAACAGCCTGCTGACCACGTCCATCAGCTACGGCCACCACACCAGCGTGCTTATGGAAAGCTACCAGAAGCAGGAGGGTACGCAGGTGGTGGTCAGCTCGTTCCAGAACTTCCGCAGCGCCGAGTCGCTCGACGGCAGCCTGACGCTGATGAAGCCTTTGCTGAGCAACAAGTGGATGACGGTGACGACCCTGGGCGTGTCGTTTGCCAAAATCAACTCGACCAGCGTGGGCGTGGGCAGCGCCCGGCCCTCGGCCATGCTGTCCTCGAACCACACCCTGACCCTGGGCAAAGGCCTGAAAGCCGAGGTGTCGGGTATGTACATGTCGCCGATGACCTTCGGGGGCATGGCCTTCCAGTCGCGCTTCTTCACCAGCGTGGGCATTTCCAAAACGGTGCTCAAGGACGCGGGTACGCTCACGCTCAACGTATCGGACGTCCTGAACACCCAGCAAATGCGCTACGAGGTGCTGGCCGCCGGCCTGGGCTCCCACAACCTGGACAAAGTTGAAAGCCGCTTCGTGAAGCTCAACTTCAGCTACAAGTTTGGCAAAAAGACCGTGAAGGCCAGCCAGCGCCGCGACACGGGCATCGAGGCCGAGAAGTCGCGCATGGATAACTAA
- a CDS encoding tol-pal system protein YbgF translates to MRQLLLILGLLVYCALPAAAQRPDSTKTPRPIRKVELENVDIAPGARDGKGWLMLDKDIQLELEGAIHNLYNFKYDKAEKQFRSLRRRYPEHPLPYLLMGLSQWWKILPTNLQTKQYDKLLFAYMDTTVRKAEVLYEQDNKNYEACFFLSAAYGFDAHLNAERKNWTAATLSSRKALRYLQESKEANGLSPEFLFGQALFNYYAVWISENYPLLRPVLLLFPKGNRALGLQQLKNVASNGFYTGLEAKYYLMRILYTEENNLDGAMPTARSLANNYPDNAYFQRFYALLCYHQGDMIECERVSREILDKINRGLPGYEGISGRYATFFLGSIVQNSYKDVVKAKDYFQRCIVFSEQTGDTNSGFYLSANLNLGRLADDEKDVKTARRYYGVVADKSERKSPQYREAKLYLKAHKK, encoded by the coding sequence ATGCGGCAGTTACTGCTTATTCTGGGCCTTCTGGTGTATTGCGCACTGCCGGCCGCTGCCCAGCGCCCCGACTCCACCAAAACGCCCCGGCCCATTCGCAAGGTGGAGCTTGAAAACGTGGACATTGCCCCCGGGGCCCGCGACGGCAAAGGCTGGCTCATGCTCGACAAAGACATTCAGCTGGAGCTGGAAGGAGCCATTCACAACCTCTACAACTTCAAGTACGACAAGGCCGAAAAGCAATTCCGCTCCCTGCGCCGTCGCTACCCCGAGCATCCCTTGCCCTACCTGCTCATGGGCCTGAGCCAGTGGTGGAAAATCCTGCCGACCAACCTGCAAACCAAGCAGTACGACAAGCTGCTCTTCGCCTACATGGACACCACCGTGCGCAAGGCCGAGGTTCTTTACGAGCAGGACAACAAGAACTACGAGGCCTGCTTTTTCCTCTCGGCCGCCTACGGCTTCGATGCCCACCTCAACGCCGAGCGCAAAAACTGGACGGCCGCCACGCTCAGCAGCCGCAAGGCCCTGCGCTACCTGCAGGAAAGCAAGGAAGCCAACGGTTTGAGCCCGGAATTTCTGTTCGGGCAGGCCTTATTCAACTACTACGCCGTCTGGATTTCGGAAAACTACCCCTTGCTGCGGCCCGTGCTGCTGCTGTTTCCGAAGGGCAACCGCGCCCTGGGCTTGCAGCAGCTCAAGAACGTGGCCAGCAACGGGTTTTACACCGGCCTGGAAGCCAAGTACTACCTGATGCGCATTCTCTACACCGAGGAAAACAACCTCGATGGCGCCATGCCCACGGCCCGCTCCCTGGCCAATAATTACCCCGACAACGCCTACTTCCAGCGCTTCTACGCCCTGCTCTGCTACCACCAGGGCGACATGATAGAGTGCGAGCGGGTGAGTCGTGAAATTCTGGACAAGATAAACCGCGGCCTGCCCGGCTACGAGGGCATCAGTGGGCGCTACGCGACGTTTTTTCTGGGTTCCATCGTCCAAAACAGCTACAAGGACGTGGTCAAGGCCAAGGACTATTTCCAGCGCTGCATCGTGTTTTCGGAGCAAACCGGCGACACCAACAGCGGCTTTTACCTCTCGGCCAACCTGAACCTGGGCCGCCTCGCCGATGATGAAAAAGACGTCAAGACGGCCCGGCGCTACTACGGGGTGGTGGCCGATAAGTCGGAGCGCAAATCACCGCAGTACCGCGAGGCCAAGCTCTACCTCAAGGCCCACAAAAAGTAA
- a CDS encoding DUF5723 family protein codes for MVNLRLCGLMLALLPGSVAAQQLFNSTRSNYSGLTGASWNPANIADNRYFFQLQLASFDVHATNTAYRYTGAWSPQNSSASLDLDKEFLTRSPSDKPKLFSAGLNLRGPGIMLRISPTQSVAFSTRARVALQGNSVSEALIVNAVDGFKTRGRAADNTFNLNLNAYSEYALSYGRVVLDKSLHFLKGGVTAKRYVGFGSGYLQSRQADYQIVDKTAATGDTIVRINALDAAFGYSNPHAFDDVDADQALQWLKGGGGSGGGWGLDVGVVYEYRPNMGQYRYIDKKGVDRLDYSRNKYKYRVAVSVTDIGYIRYADNATAFNNIQTKNSGVSESDLDGIDLDNYEVRLNKILRTQKQVRDNKFVAGVPTTLNVDVDYHLYKWLYANAAVSQSLRGRYAVGMRSFSFASITPRVESKWLEVATPITMANAYHTLNYGLMVRLGPLVVGSNDLSAYFASSNPYGFNGYVEFSLLQLANGGKSNKKHGKSRIKDSNEIKATK; via the coding sequence ATGGTTAACCTCCGCCTGTGCGGGCTGATGCTGGCGCTGCTTCCGGGCAGCGTAGCGGCGCAGCAGCTGTTCAACAGCACCCGCAGCAACTACTCGGGCCTGACCGGCGCGAGCTGGAACCCGGCTAACATTGCCGACAACCGCTACTTTTTCCAGTTGCAGCTGGCTAGCTTCGACGTGCACGCCACGAACACGGCCTACCGCTACACCGGGGCCTGGAGCCCCCAGAACTCCAGCGCCAGCCTGGACCTGGATAAGGAGTTTTTGACCCGCAGCCCCAGCGACAAGCCCAAGCTCTTCAGCGCGGGCCTCAACCTGCGCGGACCGGGCATTATGCTGCGCATCAGCCCCACCCAGAGCGTGGCCTTCAGCACCCGGGCCCGGGTGGCCCTGCAGGGCAACTCGGTATCGGAAGCCCTGATTGTGAATGCCGTAGACGGGTTTAAGACCCGGGGCCGGGCCGCCGACAATACCTTCAACCTGAACCTGAACGCCTACTCCGAATACGCCCTGAGCTACGGCCGGGTGGTGCTCGATAAAAGCCTGCACTTTCTCAAGGGCGGCGTCACGGCCAAGCGTTACGTGGGCTTTGGCTCGGGCTACCTGCAAAGCCGGCAGGCCGACTACCAGATAGTGGACAAAACGGCGGCCACCGGCGACACCATCGTGCGCATCAACGCCCTGGATGCGGCTTTTGGCTACTCCAACCCCCACGCCTTCGACGACGTGGACGCCGACCAGGCCTTGCAGTGGCTCAAGGGTGGCGGGGGCAGCGGCGGCGGCTGGGGCCTCGACGTGGGCGTTGTATATGAATACCGCCCCAACATGGGCCAGTACCGCTACATCGACAAGAAGGGCGTGGACCGGCTCGACTACTCCCGCAACAAGTACAAGTACCGCGTGGCCGTGTCAGTAACCGATATTGGCTACATCCGCTACGCCGACAACGCCACGGCTTTCAACAACATCCAGACCAAGAACTCCGGCGTGAGCGAGTCGGATCTGGACGGTATTGACCTGGACAACTACGAAGTGCGGCTCAACAAAATTCTGCGCACCCAGAAGCAGGTGCGCGACAATAAGTTCGTGGCCGGGGTACCCACCACCCTGAACGTGGACGTAGATTACCACCTTTATAAGTGGCTCTACGCCAACGCCGCCGTGAGCCAGAGCCTGCGCGGCCGCTACGCGGTAGGCATGCGCAGCTTCTCTTTTGCTTCCATCACGCCCCGGGTGGAAAGCAAGTGGCTGGAAGTAGCCACGCCCATTACCATGGCCAACGCCTACCACACCCTGAACTACGGCCTGATGGTGCGCCTGGGTCCGCTGGTGGTGGGCTCCAACGATTTGTCGGCCTACTTTGCCTCCAGCAACCCCTACGGCTTCAACGGCTACGTCGAGTTTTCACTGCTGCAGCTGGCCAACGGCGGCAAAAGCAATAAGAAACACGGCAAGTCCCGCATCAAGGACAGCAACGAAATCAAGGCTACTAAATAG